Genomic DNA from Candidatus Pantoea bituminis:
ATACCAAACTTCCCAGTAGGATGGTAAAGAAGGCGCTGAATTGCAGCAGAAGTGATGCAATTCCGGCAGAAAGCCCGGTTTTAATCCCCAGGTTGACCAGCCCCCATAAACCAATGCCAAAAACCAGACCATAGCTGATGATATAGCGCCATTTGACGTCAGGTTTTCTTATGAAAAATAATGCAGGCAAGGCGCATAGCATGAAACGTATACCTGCCAGAATTAAGGGATCCACGGCATTCAGCCCCAGCTTGATAACTGAAAAGTTAACCCCCAGATTGCTGTTATTAGAATCGCAAGCAGCAGATGATGTAATTTCATGATTTAGGTAATCCTGACCATAAGATAAAAGCACAGGCACTCACGAATGCACCCGCGAAGCAGACGGGCTGCCACCCCAGAGCGCATAGAGCTGAGTTGCGACAAGCGCGCCAAAGGCGCTGCCCACGGAATAAAAACACATATAAGCTCCGACGAGGCGGCTTGCCTCTGAGGGCATGGCTGAAATGATGATGCTCTGATTGATCACATGGACCGTCTGTACCGCAAAATCCAGCGCGATGACGCCGATAATCAGCCACAGCAGGGATTTTTCGGCATACGCGATGGGTAGCCATGAGAGTGTCAGCAATGCCAGAGCTGATCCGGTTGCGCGCTGCCCCTTGCCTCTGTCTGCCCATAATCCGGCTTTTGATGCCGCCAGCGCACCCGCTATGCCAGCTAAACCAAACATGCCTATTTGAGTATGCGAAAGCGACATAGCAGTGAGTGGCATGACCATCGTGGTCCATAGCATGCTGAAAGCTGCAAAGATAAGCAGAGCAAGGACTCCGCGCTTCCTCAGTTGAGGTTCAGTGATGTACAGACGAAAAATAGAGAGGAGTAGAAAGGCATAGGTTGGTTTTTCGCCTGCGGCGGGGAGGGCGGCATCACTTTCGCAACGATTAATGTGATCAGCAATATCAGGCAGGCAGCAATCAAATAAACAGCCCGCCAACCGGCAAGATCGGCAATGATTCCTGAGACGAAGCGGGCCAGCAGGATCCCCAAAACAATGCCGCTGGTCACCTTGCCTACAACCTCTCCGCGTCTATGGGGAGCTGCCAGTATCGCTGCCCATGCAACCATGAGCTGAACCACTACCGCCATCAAGCCGATCAACAGCATAGCGCAAAGCAGGATCGCCAGATTTTGTGATAATCCCGCCATTATCAAAGCCAGTACTGAAAGTATCAGTTGAGTAACAATGAGGATTTTTCGGTTCACCCGATCTCCGAGCGGAACCAGAAAGAGCAAGCCGGCTAGATAGCCTGTCTGGGTAAGGGTGACTACGCTGCCAATTATACCAGGTTCAACATCCAGGGTGGCTGCCATAGATTCAAGTAAAGGCTGAGCAGAATAGACATTTGCCACCGCCAGGGCACAAGTCACTGAGAACAAAAAAATTATCCAGGGAGAGAGCACCGGGTCATCTGCTAACGATGTCTGTATCGCGACGTCAGAATTCTTGCCTGCTTTACACTGCATACTTGCCTCATCTGGTTTCTTTTTAAAACTATATTGCGAATAGAATCTACAGTGGTGGTTTTTTTTGCAACCTCTTTTAAGAGGGGGTATGGTTGGATCACTAAAAGCAAACTGAGAGATAAAACGGATGGCAAAACAAGAATCACTCAGGACCAGCGAATGTCCCGTTGCCAGGACATTAGAGTCGATTGGTGAACGTTGGTGTTTGATGATTATCCGTGAGGCATTTGATGATGTACGCAGGTTCAGTGAGTTTCAGAAGAATTTAGGACTAGCCAAAAATATTCTGGCTTCCAGGCTAAAACAACTGGTCGATATCGGTGTGTTTGAGATCTGTCCTGCTTCAGATGGCAGCGCGTACAGGGAATATGTCCTTACCGATAAAGGGCGAACCATTTTCCCCATTGTTGTGGCTATACGTCAGTGGGGAGAGCGCTATATGTTTGAGAAGGACGAAATACATTCAGTCCTTGTGGATAACACGCACGGACAGCCTGTCCAAACATTGGAGGTACGTTCATGTGATGGAAACATACTGCAGCCTACCGACTGTCATCGTCGGCGTGTGATTTCAGGCAAAAAGGAGTGACAGGCCTTTTGTTTTGAGCCGCCGGTTTGTTAACCAAGGTCCAGCGTTGTCTGCGGGGAAATGATCCGTGAAGCCCTTATGCTGGTGGGAGCGGTCCCTGTAATGTTAACCCGCTGCCCGCCGATCAGCAGGTTAATGACATGTGAGCTTTCCGGCCTGAAGCTTTATTTGTGAAGTGTCAGAACGGCACAACGCAGTTTGCCACGGACACTCTGTCCTCTATGAGTGAAAAGCGGACGTTAAGCCTGAATATCTTCCCTGACGGATGCCTGTTTCTGTCTTGTAACCCTGAGTGAATTTCTGGTTGCCCTCGGGTGCCATGATTTATCTCAGCCTTCCCGTTGCTTACCCGTCATCGGAACTTTGCGAGCAGAAACTGCCTATAATTTTTACTACTCAACTGGCAGGGGAAAAACATGTTTAAGGGATTTACGCACACAGTAATCAACGTTTCAGAAGCAGAGCTTAATGTACGTTATGGTGGTAATGGCCCTCCGGTTTTGCTGCTGCACGGTCATCCTCGTACTCATGTAACCTGGTCAAAAGTCGCCCCGGAGCTTGCCAAATCATTTACCGTTGTATGTCCTGATTTACGTGGTTTCGGCCGCTCATCTAAACCTGCCGACCGGCCTGATCATGCGGGTTCTTCCAAAAGAGCTAAGGCAAAAGATTGTATTGAGTTGATGAGTCAACTGGGCTTTGAACAGTTTGCACTTGTTGGACATGACAGGGGCAGCTACACGGCTTACAGGGCTGCCCTTGACTATCCGGAACGAATCACCTGTCTTGCCGTTCTGGATTGTATCCCAATACTTGAAGCTCTCAGCCGGTGTAATGAGAAATTTGCCAGACAGTGGTATCACTGGTTCTTCTTTGCTCAGCCAGAGAAACCAGAGCGGGCCATTCTGGCTGACCCGGACAAATGGTACGGAAGCCAGCCGGAATCAATGGGAGATGAAGAATATGTTGAATTCAGGCGAGCCATACACGATCCGGAAACAGTACACGGAATGATAGAAGACTATCGCGCTGGTTTATATATAGATAAAGAGCATGAGCTTCAGGACCGTCAACTCGGCCGGATAATTGAATGCCCGACTCTATGCTTATGGTCAAAATTTGATGATCTGGAAGACATATACGGTGACGTGTTGGGTATCTGGAGAAGCTGGGCGCCAGATGTCACGGGTAAAGCCATAGGTAGCGGTCATCATATGGCTGAAGAGGCGCCAGAAGAAGTTACAGCCGAACTTAGAGATTTTCTTTTACAACATATTTAGCAGTTCAACTTTTCCTTGTTGATTAACTTACCTACGGGCCAGGCGCATCCGTTTCTGGCATGACGCTTTCCACATGTAAGTAGTCCACGTCAGTTATGAGCGAAAATCGGTCATAAAACATGTGACTACTCGCTATTCCGATGTGTCTGGATTGACCCTGGTGAATATGCACAGCGCCTCCGGGACGATATGGCTGTGGCAGGTCTATTTCATGTCGGGACACTGAATCTGCTCTACAGACTCAGTGTAAACCTGCTGATTACCCATCGAGAGCGCGTCAGCTGCAGCCAGAATCAGGTCATGACTGCTTTCATTACTGAGGAATACTGATCGGATTTTTTCATCGGAAATACTGTTCCCCAACGTGCAGTGTGTGCGCAGGTCAGTGATGATTTTCTGCTCCTTCAGCGCGTACTCCAGATTTTTGTACGGAGCCGCCGCTGCCGGTAGCACTGAAATGAGTAGCATAAAGCCGGTAACCACAGTCACAGTGTTCATATTCAGACTCCCTAAGCCGTAAATTATTTCGAACGTTCGTAAAGCAGCAGACCGATTGCGCTAATCCATATGCTACCAAGGTCCGTAAAATTCAGAAAATAGTCTGGTGTATCAGTTCAGGAACTGCAGGTTAAGGCCGGCAAAAATCTGCCAGCGCGGCTGTCCCGGCCCGTCGTCAGCGACGGATGCCTGCGGCTCAATGAAGAAGTTATAGACCGTTTTGCCCTGCTTGATGACCTGGCCCACGCCCAGCCCCAGCGGCACGCCGTAACTGTCATTCTGGAAGTTGTAATTCCAGATAGGTGCAGCGCGCAGGTAAGTCCCGCCGCCCAGCTGATAAAAAACGAACGGCTGAAAAGCGCCCACGTTTACGTCACTGCGGTCATCTTCACCGGCAAAGCTGTGCTGCCAGGACGCCAGATAGCCGTACTGAATTTTGGGCGTACTGGCGTTGAACAGGACGTTAACCAGCCCGGCGGACCATTTTTCGCTACCGAGAGCATTCTCCGTCGCGGTGGGCGCCGTTATTTGCGGGCCAAAACCAAAACTTACTGCCGGGTTGCCGGTATCGATCAGATAAGCGGTAAAAAGGTTCAGGTCGCCCAGTCCGGTCTGATGCCCCCGGTGGGCGGAGAAGGATAGGTATTAACGGGCAGGGAGGCGCGCAGCAGCCACTTACTTTCGCCCAACGAAAAGGGCTGCGCATAGCGGAACCAGAACTGGTTCGCGTCTTTGTTACTTTCGCTGACGTCGCCGATGTAATAGTTCTGCATGTTAAATGCAGTCATGTTCGCCAGCGGGTTGTTGGCCTGTGCCGCGTCTGCCGGCGGGTCTGCCGCAAAAGCATTACTGGCAAGGGTGGAAAAAATAAGCAGGTAAAGGTTTTCTTTACTCTCTTCATCGGCTGTTCCCCGAAAAACGTGGTCCCGGAAATAACAAAGCCGGTAGCGAAAGGCTACCGGCTGCGGGTTTACGGCGTCACCATGTTGAACCAGAAGTCGAACTTATCCATGTAGCCCAGCAGTTCATTCACCTTACCGGCATCACCGGTAATTTTTACCTCGCCTTTATCCTGCGCCTGCTTCAGCGTTTCCTCTTTCAGAATGACCTTGTTGAGAGTTTCACGTGACAGGGTAAGAGTGGCGTCGGCGTTCTGCGCTTCCGAGTTTGCGGTGTGATTAAGCACGCCATTTTCCAGTTCCAGTTTGTACTTACCACCGTCACCGCCAAAATCAACGTTCAGCACGGCTTTCGCATTCGCGGCCTTCTCGCCGTTAATGTGCAGCGCCAGGTAGTCAAAGAACATTTCCGGCGTCATGGCGCGAACAGTATCTGGACTCGCGGTGTTTGGCGTCGGCAGCTGTTTCACGCCGTTACGCAGCTCCTGCGCACCGGTCAAATAGAAGTTACGCCACGGGCCGGACTCGGCCTGATACCCCATCTGCTCCAGCGCATCCGCCTCCAGACTGCGTGCGGCCTTGTTGTCCGGGTTGGCAAACACAACCTTACTGACAACCTGCGCCACCCATCGGTAATTTCCTTTGTCATAATCGGCTTTCGCCTTCTGCAGGATGCTGTCAGCGCCACCCATGTACTCCACGTATTTCTTCGCGGCATCTTCAGGCGGAAGCTCATCAAGCGTCGCCGGATTGCCGTCAAACCATCCGAGGTACAGCACGTAGGTTGCCTTCACGTCATGACTGACCGAGCCGTAGTAGCCGCGGTTCGCCCACATGGTGGCAAGGGACGGCGGCAGCTTAAACTGTGCGGCAATCTCATCGCGGGTCAGACCTTCGTTTGCCATGCGCAGCGTCTGGTCATTAATGTAGCGGTACAAATCGCGCTGGCTCTTCATCAGTTTGTTAACATTGTCATTTCCCCAGGTCGGCCAGTGATGTTGAGCCATCAGCACCTCAGCCTTGTCACCCCAGAGGTTGATGGCGTCATTGATGTACTTAGACCAGGGGAGCGGTTCGCGAATTTTGGCACCGCGCAAGGAATAGGTGTTATGCAGCGTGTGGGTCACGTCTTCTGCCGTCTGAATGACCTTTTTCTCTTCAATAAACCACAGCATCTCTGCCGG
This window encodes:
- a CDS encoding winged helix-turn-helix transcriptional regulator; translated protein: MAKQESLRTSECPVARTLESIGERWCLMIIREAFDDVRRFSEFQKNLGLAKNILASRLKQLVDIGVFEICPASDGSAYREYVLTDKGRTIFPIVVAIRQWGERYMFEKDEIHSVLVDNTHGQPVQTLEVRSCDGNILQPTDCHRRRVISGKKE
- a CDS encoding alpha/beta fold hydrolase, which codes for MFKGFTHTVINVSEAELNVRYGGNGPPVLLLHGHPRTHVTWSKVAPELAKSFTVVCPDLRGFGRSSKPADRPDHAGSSKRAKAKDCIELMSQLGFEQFALVGHDRGSYTAYRAALDYPERITCLAVLDCIPILEALSRCNEKFARQWYHWFFFAQPEKPERAILADPDKWYGSQPESMGDEEYVEFRRAIHDPETVHGMIEDYRAGLYIDKEHELQDRQLGRIIECPTLCLWSKFDDLEDIYGDVLGIWRSWAPDVTGKAIGSGHHMAEEAPEEVTAELRDFLLQHI
- a CDS encoding YicS family protein: MNTVTVVTGFMLLISVLPAAAAPYKNLEYALKEQKIITDLRTHCTLGNSISDEKIRSVFLSNESSHDLILAAADALSMGNQQVYTESVEQIQCPDMK
- a CDS encoding alkyl/aryl-sulfatase, which gives rise to MKLTPLARSFALAGLLTTFSISVLADETPKDAAPATKQANDALYQQLPFDNKSDFEDAHKGFIAALPDTVIKGESGNVIWDPKQYAFIKEGEKAPDTVNPSLWRQSQLINISGLFEVTDGIYQVRNLDLSNMTIIEGKEGITVVDPLVSAETAKVGMDLYFKNRGKKPVVAVIYTHSHVDHYGGVRGVVDEADVKAGKVKIYAPAGFMESAVSENIMAGNVMSRRASYMYGNLLKADPKGQVGAGLGTTTSAGTVTLIAPTDYVTKTGEKHVIDGLTYDFMMAPGSEAPAEMLWFIEEKKVIQTAEDVTHTLHNTYSLRGAKIREPLPWSKYINDAINLWGDKAEVLMAQHHWPTWGNDNVNKLMKSQRDLYRYINDQTLRMANEGLTRDEIAAQFKLPPSLATMWANRGYYGSVSHDVKATYVLYLGWFDGNPATLDELPPEDAAKKYVEYMGGADSILQKAKADYDKGNYRWVAQVVSKVVFANPDNKAARSLEADALEQMGYQAESGPWRNFYLTGAQELRNGVKQLPTPNTASPDTVRAMTPEMFFDYLALHINGEKAANAKAVLNVDFGGDGGKYKLELENGVLNHTANSEAQNADATLTLSRETLNKVILKEETLKQAQDKGEVKITGDAGKVNELLGYMDKFDFWFNMVTP